CGTCAATATAAGATTCATATTTATTTTCCACTTGGTAAAACCATTCAATAATTCCTGTAGTTCCTCCGGCGAGAGTAGCGTGATATACTTCATTATCACCTAATTGTACCGTTTTTGACATAACGCTCATTGTAGCTTCACCGCCTTTAATATCGCCAGTTAAACCCGAATTGAAAGCCACTTTGTATTTTAATTTTTCTCCTTTTTTAATTTTCCAGTTATTGCTGTCTTGCGACATTACCAAAAACGGGAAAACCAGACTTAATAAAATAATACTAATTTTTTTCATCGTAAATAATTGTTTTAAGATAGTTTTGCAAAAAGCATTCCAAAAATCAAAGTTATTCATTTTTATCGTATTATCAAAATATTATAACATCCTGCAACTGTAAATTTAATTCCCATAATTCTCTGATTTTATGAATATTACATCGCATTTAGCGTTAATATATAAAGCGATATGAAAAAACTATTGCAATCCGTTTTGGTTTTTTATAGCTTTGTGTCAGACATTTTCATCTCATTGAAAAAGTTTAGTACTATATTTGTGGATATTACAACAATTATAAAAATAAAAAAATATGAAACGCATTTCATTAATATTATTGTCGATTATGGTGGTATTTGTTACAGTAACATTGTTGCTGGCACAAAAATCGAAAACGAATGAAACTATGGAAGCACGTTGGAAAAAAGTAGAAGAATTTTCTAATAAAGAATTGCCCGAGTCGGCATTAAAAGAGGTGGAAATTATTCTTGAACAAGCGAAAAAAGAGAATAATTCGCCACAAATTATCAAGGCTATGATTTACAAAATGCGTTTCAAAACGGACATAAATCCGGATGAAGCGCTTCCAATGTTGAAAGAATTTGAAGCGTATGCCGATAAAAGCTCAGATTTGACTGAAAAAGCGATATTGTATACGATGACTGCAAAACTATACAACGATTATTACCAAAACAACCGTTGGAACATTGACCGCCGAACAGAATTGGAAGGAACTGTACCTGAGGACATTAAGGAATGGACAAAAAATATATTTGTCAATAAAATTATTCAACAGCTTAATCAGGCGATGAAAAATCCCGACATTTTGAAAAAAACAAGTTCACTGAAATATGCTGATATTTTAGAACAGGGAAGAGACAGCCGAACAATACAACCAACACTATTTGACTTTTTATCGTATAAGAAAATTGAATTATTGAATAATTTTGTTGAAAATAATGATGATATAAGTATTGTTGATACTGTTGCTGTTACTGAAAATTTTTCAGAAGAAAATTCCTCGAAAAATGATAATAATATTAATAATCAAATTTTAGATACTTACAATCAACTTATTGATTTCAATTCAGAACAGAATAACAAGCCTGCTACTGTTTATGCAGAACTTCAAAAACTACAATTTGAAAATCCAAATCAGGATGAAAATTATTTAGACGAATTAAATAAATTAGAAAAGAAATATGCTGAAAACGAGGCTGTTGTAGAAGTGCTGGTAGTAAAAGCGCAATATTTTCTAAACAAATCAGACGAAGAAGAAGAAGGAAAAAATACATTTAGAAAACAAGCTTATGAAATTTGTCAAACCGGAATAAAACGTTTCCCGAATTACAAACGGATTGGATTGCTGAAAAACATTCAAAATACCATTCTTCAAAAAAATATTCAGATTTCAAATAATTCGAGTGTAAAACCCAACTCCGAATTAGAAATCAACATTCAATCCACTAACATTGAAAAGTTGCAATTATCTGTATATAAGGTAAATGCAACTGCTTTGGAGTATATGAATTACAAAATCAACAAAAACAACAATAAAAAATTATATCCCAAAGTTACATTGCTTGAAACAAAAATCATTTCACCCAAGGAAAGCGATAATTTCAGTGCCGTTGATACTGTAATTAAAATAAAATCAACCGATTACGGAATTTACGAATATGTTGTAGAAGAAAAAGGAAATACTACGGCAGAAAAACAAACCGTAAACGGATTTACCGTTACCGATTTGGCGTTTATCCTTCGTGGAAATTCTAAAACCATTAATTCCAATAATCGCAAAGACAAAATCACCGAAATATTTTTGCTCGACCGCGCAAGCGGAAAACCTTACAAAGATGCAGTACTTCAAGTTTATAATCAGAAATGGAACGGAAACGGATACAATTTCGATTTTGTTTCAAAAATTTCTTCCCAAACCGAAGGAAATTATGTTTTGCCTAACGATGAAACGAACAATAATTTCGTGATTTTTGAACGTGGAAAAGATAAATTCTTCACCTCACAAACGTACAGTTATTGGTACGGAAACTACGAGCAAGGGCAACCTTCAACGCAAGTTTCGTTATTTACCGACCGTTCTTTGTATCGTCCGGGACAAACGGTTTATTTCAAAGGAATTGCATACATTGCAAACAAGTCAAAACAGGAAGTGGCTAAAAATCAATCATTTACAATCAATTTATACAATGTAAACGGAGAAAATATCGGAACTAAAAATTTGGTATCAAACGATTTTGGTTCGTTTGCCGGTGATTTTGTATTACCCGAAAATGGTTTGAATGGCGCTTACCGATTGCAAGCCGGAAATAATTCCGTCAATATTTGGGTGGAAGAATACAAACGCCCCACATTTGAGGTGAAAATAGAAACTCCAAAAAATGAAATTCGTTTTAATGAAGAAGTTACAATGAAAGGAAACGTGCAAGCGTACGCCGGTTACAATATCAACGATGCCGCTGTAAAATATCGTGTAGCGCGCCGTCCTCATCGTTTTTGCTGGTGGGTTAACGAACCTGAAAAAATCATTGTTACAGGTCAAACAACTTCGGATGCCGACGGAAATTTTGAAATAAAATTCACCCCTGAAAAAGATAAAAACAATGTTCCTATTCCTTATTGGATGGACAAAAACACAGGAATTGCGTACAC
The genomic region above belongs to uncultured Paludibacter sp. and contains:
- a CDS encoding hypothetical protein (Evidence 5 : Unknown function), whose product is MKKLLQSVLVFYSFVSDIFISLKKFSTIFVDITTIIKIKKYETHFINIIVDYGGICYSNIVAGTKIENE